Proteins encoded together in one Triticum dicoccoides isolate Atlit2015 ecotype Zavitan chromosome 7B, WEW_v2.0, whole genome shotgun sequence window:
- the LOC119335920 gene encoding MADS-box transcription factor 34-like, with the protein MARKKVTLRYILDKKSRFSTSKKRREGLRKKAEELAIMCNAKACVLVYGEGEAVPQVFPSPAEAVPILNRYKNMPEGNFKKTVNHEGFLNQHFDKLQAKGHKLQGICEDNETRILLHKAMLRSNLSSLDGLNIEDLTNVGRKLEVILQSMGERITKISGQPPLFQPQEPYITNTMDMGSPAMYHTPPPAPYVTDYMHMKSPSTYQAPPPAPYITHNMDMGSSMMYPAASPVRYGTSGMDMGPPTMFKAPPQQQEDSLHMMRYGGDLNALVYSGHNSSGHNDTNTSIVFHSGDIHPKRSFEVGFGWQFGGADPEASSSSPFPPITLPKQSVRHSETTGKAYPTRNAKGAMENEVLNGLFNNITWDVASNSRHVIPPCFTNCKRACLKHGEGIYLVKC; encoded by the exons ATGGCTCGCAAGAAGGTGACCCTCCGGTACATCCTCGATAAAAAGTCTAGATTTAGTACTTCAAAGAAGCGGCGTGAGGGCCTACGAAAGAAGGCGGAGGAGTTGGCCATCATGTGCAACGCCAAGGCATGTGTGCTAGTATATGGCGAGGGTGAGGCGGTACCGCAGGTGTTCCCGTCCCCCGCTGAGGCGGTGCCTATCCTGAACCGGTATAAGAATATGCcggaggggaacttcaagaagacggTGAATCATGAAGGCTTTCTCAACCAACATTTTGACAAGCTCCAGGCCAAGGGCCACAAGCTCCAGGGCATCTGTGAAGACAACGAGACCAGAATCCTCCTGCACAAGGCCATGCTTAGAAGCAACCTCTCGAGCCTTGATGGCCTCAACATCGAGGATCTCACCAATGTTGGCCGAAAGCTAGAGGTGATCCTCCAGAGCATGGGGGAAAGAATCACAAAAATTAGCGGCCAACCACCTCTCTTCCAGCCCCAGGAGCCATACATCACCAACACCATGGACATGGGGTCTCCAGCAATGTATCACACGCCACCGCCAGCTCCATACGTCACCGACTACATGCACATGAAGTCTCCATCGACTTATCAGGCACCACCACCAGCTCCATACATCACTCACAACATGGACATGGGGTCTTCGATGATGTATCCGGCAGCATCACCAGTTCGCTATGGCACTAGTGGCATGGACATGGGGCCTCCCACGATGTTTAAGGCTCCGCCGCAACAACAAGAGGATTCACTTCACATGATGAGGTATGGAGGAGACCTCAACGCCCTGGTCTATAGTGGCCACAATTCTAGTGGCCATAATGACACCAACACAAGCATTGTCTTCCATAGTGGTGATATTCACCCGAAGAGGTCGTTTGAGGTGGGGTTTGGTTGGCAGTTCGGTGGCGCTGATCCTGAAGCTTCTTCTTCAAGTCCTTTCCCCCCAAT CACATTACCGAAGCAATCCGTGAGGCATTCGGAGACCACTGGAAAGGCGTATCCGACAAGAAATGCTAAAGGGGCAATGGAAAATGAGGTTCTCAATGGTCTCTTCAACAACATTACATGGGAT GTGGCATCCAATTCTAGACATGTAATCCCTCCATGTTTTACAAACTGCAAACGGGCATGCCTAAAGCATGGAGAAG